The following are encoded in a window of Lactobacillus panisapium genomic DNA:
- a CDS encoding class I SAM-dependent methyltransferase — protein sequence MTEQKNQMYYAANPTTEHDEHVVDYHVAGIDLKFTTDAGVFSKMRVDYGSGVLIKQMAQVSFPAKGILDVGAGYGPLGLFAAKFWPEQTVEMTDVNERGLALAKRNATMNQISNVAIYQSNVYEKIADDKKFGLIVTNPPIRAGKSVVTSILSGAKNHLVKNGKILVVIQKKQGEPSARKLLKATFGNCTILDRDKGYYILQAVNN from the coding sequence ATGACTGAGCAAAAAAATCAAATGTATTATGCGGCTAATCCAACTACGGAGCATGATGAACACGTAGTTGACTATCATGTTGCTGGAATAGACCTAAAATTCACAACTGATGCAGGTGTTTTTTCAAAAATGCGGGTCGACTATGGTTCAGGCGTTTTAATTAAGCAGATGGCCCAAGTTTCTTTTCCCGCCAAAGGAATTTTAGATGTCGGAGCAGGTTATGGTCCTTTGGGCCTTTTTGCTGCGAAATTTTGGCCAGAGCAAACCGTGGAGATGACCGATGTTAATGAGCGCGGTTTGGCGCTAGCAAAGAGAAATGCCACCATGAATCAAATAAGCAATGTGGCAATTTATCAGTCTAATGTTTATGAGAAGATAGCAGATGACAAAAAATTTGGGCTAATTGTGACTAATCCACCAATTCGTGCTGGTAAAAGTGTTGTTACCAGTATCTTATCGGGTGCTAAAAATCACCTGGTTAAAAATGGCAAAATTCTTGTTGTCATCCAAAAAAAGCAGGGTGAGCCAAGTGCACGTAAGCTTTTAAAAGCTACTTTTGGCAATTGCACTATCTTAGATCGGGACAAGGGTTACTATATTTTGCAGGCGGTGAATAATTAA